The following nucleotide sequence is from Oreochromis niloticus isolate F11D_XX linkage group LG9, O_niloticus_UMD_NMBU, whole genome shotgun sequence.
gtgcctcttggcataggcacacttaataataaatccgaggaatagtaataagtgtgcctcttggcataggcacacttaataaatccgaggaatagtaataagtgtgcctcttggcataggcacacttaataataaatccgacgaatagtaataagtgtgcctcttggcataggaaCACTtaataaatacatacctcacagtaactgcacttgtagagtctctttctggtgtggatctgttggtgttctTTCAGGTAATGTGGagctttaaaagtcttctcacacaggtcacatttataaggtctctcctcagtgtgggtaaacatgtggtATTGTAACTTTGCGTCTGTTGTAAAATGTTTGCCACACTGTTCACAGCAGTACACATCATGTCCagtgtgaatgcgtaggtgtatATTTCGGCTCTGTTtcaggctgaaagtttttccacaaatctcacagctgtatgctttaATTCCAGAGTGAATAACTAGATGACTCTTTAAGTGGCAACTGCGactaaaagctctgccacactgatcacagctgtacgctttaactccactgtggatgagtttgtgtcTTCTTAGGGATTGCTTCCAAGAAAAGGTCTTTTCACACAAATCACAGCtcaacggtctctctccagtgtggatgttCTGATGCTGTTTTAGTGAATCCTTCccagtaaaatccttcccacactcgtcacaggtgtattttttctctctctttcttctgtgaagtttgtcggcctcctgagagcgctgacttctcgctccatgttggtcctgcagtgacagagatacaaacagaggcagtgagtgaaatgtaGTCGTGGAAAAGACACAATATTCAGGAAAAATAATTAATGACTGTTCAAACACTCTAAAATCATGCCCATCCTGCTTGTACAGAAATATTAATActagcatgctaacacactCAAAATAGTAACTTTTATTAACTTATAATAAGTTTTTATATttcctgggttttttttttgtttttttttttttttttttttttttttttacacacacacacacacacacacacacacacacacagggatgcaaaagtttgggcaaccttgttaatagtcattattttactgtataaatcgttggttgttacaataagaaatgtcagttaaatatatcatataggagacacacacagtgatatttgagaagtgaaatgaagtttactggatttccagaaagtgtgcaataattgttttatCAACATCAGGCAGGTGTACAAGTTTGGGCAccacaaacaaagaaatgaaatcaatatttagtagatccaccatttgcagaaattacagcctctaaacgcttcctgtaggttccaatgagagtctggattgtggttgaatgtattttggaccattcctctttacagaacatctctagttcattcaggtttgatggcttccgagcatggacagttctctttaactcacaccacagattttcaataatattcaggtctggggactgAGATTGCCGTTCCAGAACgttgtacttgttcctctgcatgaatgccttagtggattttgagcagtgtttcgggtctttgtcttgttgaaagatccagccctggcgcagcttcagctttgtcattgattcctggacattggtctccagaatctgctgatagtgagtggaatccatgtgtccctcaactttgacaagattcccaatccctgcactggccacacagccccaAAGCATGATGGAACCACCACCATATGTTACTGTAGatagcaggtgtttttcttggaatgctgtgttctttttcctccatgcataacgccccttgttgtgcccaaataactcaattttaATTTCATCAGTCCAAagcaccttattccagaatgaagctggcttgtccaaatgtgctttagcaaaCCTCAAgcggctctgtttgtgctgtgggcggagaaaaggcttcctctgcatcactctcgcatacagcatctccttgtgtaAAGTGCGCCAAATGGTTGAATgatgcacagtgactccatctgctgcaagatgatgttgtaggtctttggagctggtctgtgggttgactctgactgttctcaccattcgtttcagtcattatgcaaatgtactgtttataagattggggaaacctgaagtcagctgagactgaagaagtcacttggatgagtgacgaaacgtttctccgacaaaacgctacgtccagatgaacagaatcaacttttggagatttacttacctggatgactgaacatgcatcaagactgagcttgtattgaaaaagggttcattactcaaagcttttcaacacagtcctctttgGTGACATCTGCTGGCCAAAattatgaagagcagcttgaatctacaAACGCTAATAAAGCGCATCATTATAATTGCCCACTCTATAGAGCTCAGCTGAGAGCTTCTATTTAATATCATGTGACAGTTCTGTCTGATATCGGGATACTGTTGTGGTGCTTTGACCATAAAATTTTTTTCATGACCCCAAAAATTTATGTACATTTGATTATTAATAATTTTGATGAATAAACCTTCCTTATTTAAATATGTGCTGTGGTCTCTCTTTGCTTGTGACGTCTTGATGTTTGTAAACATAATAGTCCAAAAAATCaacataatatataataaaatacaacacaGTCATATAACAGGTTGGGAGTATGAGAGTTTTAGACGTGACTGATTATTTGGTGAAACTGTGATATTTTCctcaccttctgtgttgagctcattgtttcctctgtagtgactcagctgagtccagatggctgaaaatgttcctctgctgctccgtcagactcttctcctcctgctgatcagctgggacacaaaacagatctttgttaggctccacactacactgaagagtcaaagtgtctcatatgttcatctgACAACACAAAGTACAAATTTCACTCTGATTGGTTGTAGAAATCTTGTGAGACGTGTTGTGCTGCAAAGTGAGGTaactctctcactctcactcagCCTGAACAGCTCCTCCTGTGGTTTCCACAAACAGGGACAGACCTGTTACTCCCCCACCCCACACTTTCAACACCTTCAGCCCCCCAGTCCCACCTCCTCCACCATTCCTAAAAGTTTGGTTCtgtgcagccattccccaactctctgtgaacgGTACTGTCCCGATTCTTTGATGTTGGGctgagaacaaaaaaacattactcagatcTTGTCCAGTcaacaacaattatttattaagCATATATGTGGGAGATGTACACGACACCACCCTCAGCGTAGTCCAGTAGATTTCAAAGAGGAAGCACTTCgatatacagttttatatgtcaGGGTTCACGCCCCTTCACGCGTAAGCAGATAACATAACATGCGCCAGTGACGGTGAGTGACAGCTGTCTGCAACTACTTTTATAGTATTGATGTTTGTTCCTCACTAACGGTTTCAACACTCTCTCACCtccatctgtttcctgtttctcgTTGTGAGGCCCCATGATCGTATATGACACATCCTGTTCTAATCTGCGCAGGCAAGTATGCAGTTACAAGCAAAACACTACTTTAAATGTCTTCCAGTTTAAACCTTCTATCGCCTTTTGATTAATATGGCACTTATTGAAATATTGCAACATTTATATTTCCCACAGTACTGAtggtcattgatcagtggtttcagtgctttacttcctgctttgactgcagctgtgtttgacaCAGGAAGACATTATTACATTCTTCAtgattatactttattctttttGGGGGAAGTGCAGCTTTAAACCTTCACATGATTCAAGTCAAgccaaaaaaaatcaatctgaATGATCACAAGTGGGAAAAACTTCTgtagacaaaataaataaaacccaaCATTCAATCCACAAcatgattaaaaacatttttctcccaAATCACCAAGAGCTGCACATTAACCAgcacaatatatttttattctctgtgctttcaaatatgaacactgtttactttcatctctgtttcattagtttttgttaacatcTTCCTGTGCATCACTTTACAGCAGCCAGACTCATTAAAATGAGACTTTGTAGGAGTTCACTTCCTCTCATGTGTTCATCCACAGCAGCTGACTAAAgactaaataatattttttatgttcttAACATATCTGTTAATTCAGTCGAAGCTGGTCTTTAGTTTGAAATCAGGTGTCCGCGTATCCTGCCGTAATACTTACAAtacaaaggaaacacaaaacatggtggaggctgaCTTGACTTTAATTCTCAAACTGGAGGCTGGGTTGACACCAGTAGCATGTTGAGCTAAtgattagttggtgtttttctccaaacactctctcactcttctctcaacgtgttgacaataaactgtgaacagacaccgaggagagcagcagaagacctcattcaggagctaaactcaacatgaactgaactcacagtaaagttagctcggtgcttacctttagatgagcccacaaaccgagagaaactccgtgatgaagctggaactctttccaaacacaggaaacagatcagggagcagagacccacgtggttcacgctgatctcagctacgatccaggaaacaagg
It contains:
- the LOC112847947 gene encoding zinc finger protein 93; this translates as MSSTQKDQHGARSQRSQEADKLHRRKREKKYTCDECGKDFTGKDSLKQHQNIHTGERPLSCDLCEKTFSWKQSLRRHKLIHSGVKAYSCDQCGRAFSRSCHLKSHLVIHSGIKAYSCEICGKTFSLKQSRNIHLRIHTGHDVYCCEQCGKHFTTDAKLQYHMFTHTEERPYKCDLCEKTFKAPHYLKEHQQIHTRKRLYKCSYCEKQSDTDGSRSQPCQHCGGGKEFHCDLCGKTFTRKHTLKVHQRKHTVDERKYCKECGRSFSTSCNLKQHELIHSGVKKHVCDQCGSSFTTARQLKRHKQVHTREKPYKCRHCDKSFSHSSSRNKHERTHMEGNYSCDQCDKSFRNLSSYSTHKRSHVTNKLFHCYQCPLPEAWELEGPAHPSCP